From Eleftheria terrae, the proteins below share one genomic window:
- the metW gene encoding methionine biosynthesis protein MetW — MSERKDLELIASLVPPGSRVLDLGCGRGELLAHLREHRQCTGYGIEIDDAKVLACTQRGVNVIQLNLEEGLAIFEDQSFDVVLQLDTLQHLRNTESMLRETARVGRIGIVSFPNFAHWPNRLRVLSGRMPVTRALPYEWYNTPNIRVGTYADFEVLARKNGLQVLDGFGIRQGRPVRFRPNLLSSVAVFKFARG; from the coding sequence ATGAGCGAGCGCAAGGACCTGGAACTGATCGCGAGCCTGGTGCCGCCCGGCTCGCGGGTGCTCGACCTGGGCTGCGGTCGCGGCGAGCTGCTGGCCCACCTGCGCGAACACCGGCAGTGCACCGGCTACGGCATCGAGATCGACGATGCCAAGGTGCTGGCCTGCACCCAGCGCGGCGTCAACGTCATCCAGCTCAACCTGGAGGAAGGCCTGGCCATCTTCGAGGACCAGAGCTTCGACGTGGTGCTGCAGCTCGACACCCTGCAGCACCTGCGCAATACCGAGTCGATGCTGCGCGAGACGGCTCGGGTCGGCCGCATCGGCATCGTGAGCTTTCCGAATTTCGCCCACTGGCCGAACCGCTTGCGCGTGCTGTCGGGCCGCATGCCGGTGACCCGGGCACTGCCTTACGAGTGGTACAACACGCCGAACATCCGGGTCGGCACGTATGCCGACTTCGAGGTGCTGGCGCGCAAGAACGGGCTGCAGGTGCTGGACGGCTTCGGCATTCGCCAGGGCCGGCCGGTGCGCTTTCGCCCCAACCTGTTGTCCAGCGTGGCGGTGTTCAAGTTCGCGCGGGGTTGA
- the metX gene encoding homoserine O-succinyltransferase MetX: MGSLGHVTPASMSFDAPLPLRSGAQLSNYTLVYETYGRLNADKSNAVLVCHALNASHHVAGTYEGQPRSEGWWDNLVGPGKPLDTDRFFVIGINNPGSCFGSTGPTHPNPATDRPWGADFPVVTVEDWVQAQARLLQALGITQLAAVLGGSLGGMQALSWALQFPQRLRHCVAIATAPNLSAQNIAFNEVARRAIVTDPDFHGGHYYAHGVVPKRGLRVARMIGHITYLSDDVMEAKFGRELRAAELGYSTQEIEFQIESYLRHQGDKFSEYFDANTYLLITRALDYFDPAREHGGDLARAMAAATAKFLLVSFTTDWRFSPARSREIVKALLDNRRDVSYAEIDAPHGHDAFLLDDPRYHGVLKAYFDRIGQEVGV, translated from the coding sequence ATGGGATCGCTCGGTCACGTCACTCCCGCGTCGATGTCCTTCGACGCCCCCCTGCCGCTGCGCAGCGGCGCCCAGTTGTCCAACTACACCCTGGTCTACGAGACCTACGGCCGCCTCAACGCGGACAAGAGCAACGCGGTGCTGGTGTGCCATGCGCTCAATGCCTCGCACCATGTGGCGGGCACCTACGAAGGCCAGCCGCGCAGCGAAGGCTGGTGGGACAACCTGGTCGGCCCCGGCAAGCCGCTGGACACCGACCGGTTCTTCGTCATCGGCATCAACAACCCCGGCTCCTGCTTCGGCTCGACCGGCCCCACCCATCCAAACCCGGCCACCGACCGCCCCTGGGGCGCCGACTTTCCGGTGGTGACGGTGGAGGACTGGGTGCAGGCGCAGGCCCGGCTGCTGCAGGCGCTGGGCATCACGCAGCTGGCGGCGGTGCTGGGCGGCAGCCTCGGCGGCATGCAGGCGCTGAGCTGGGCGCTGCAGTTTCCGCAGCGGCTGCGGCACTGCGTGGCCATCGCGACCGCGCCCAACCTGTCGGCGCAGAACATCGCCTTCAACGAAGTGGCCCGGCGCGCCATCGTCACCGACCCCGACTTCCACGGTGGGCATTACTACGCCCACGGCGTGGTGCCCAAGCGGGGCCTGCGGGTGGCGCGCATGATCGGCCACATCACCTACCTCAGCGACGACGTGATGGAGGCCAAGTTCGGCCGCGAGCTGCGGGCCGCCGAGCTGGGCTACAGCACGCAGGAGATCGAGTTCCAGATCGAGAGCTACCTGCGGCACCAGGGTGACAAGTTCAGCGAGTACTTCGACGCCAACACCTACTTGCTGATCACCCGGGCGCTCGACTATTTCGATCCCGCCCGCGAGCACGGCGGCGACCTGGCGCGCGCGATGGCGGCGGCCACCGCCAAGTTCCTGCTGGTCAGCTTCACGACCGACTGGCGTTTCTCGCCGGCCCGCTCGCGCGAGATCGTCAAGGCGCTGCTCGACAACCGGCGCGACGTCAGCTACGCCGAGATCGACGCGCCGCACGGCCACGATGCCTTCCTGCTGGACGACCCGCGCTACCACGGGGTGCTGAAGGCGTATTTCGACCGCATCGGCCAGGAGGTGGGCGTATGA
- a CDS encoding YecA family protein gives MKNATPALTDDDLDQLDALLTEISARSETVPDLEQLDGFLAALACGPRQLPLAEALAALGEPLPFADDAQAAQVMSLIERRWQAVLQSIDAPVQRLDDDRALQPLLTDWDAVIEHTPEEERAAFGDVPALGAVWASGFLQAVDAFEDDWLLPVDDPGNEFVDGCLQTFEVLASDEDELAPEQREMSRDERLADALWSVYDLRDFWRERASRRPVKQVRKQAEPGRNDPCPCGSGKKYKKCHGDGTPTA, from the coding sequence ATGAAAAACGCCACCCCCGCCCTGACTGACGACGACCTTGACCAACTCGACGCACTGCTGACCGAGATCAGCGCCCGCAGCGAGACGGTGCCCGACCTGGAACAACTCGACGGCTTCCTGGCCGCCCTGGCCTGCGGCCCCCGGCAGCTGCCGCTGGCCGAGGCGCTTGCCGCGCTGGGCGAGCCACTGCCGTTTGCCGACGACGCCCAGGCGGCGCAGGTGATGTCACTCATCGAGCGGCGCTGGCAGGCGGTGCTGCAGTCCATCGACGCGCCGGTGCAGCGCCTCGACGACGACCGCGCGCTGCAGCCCTTGCTGACCGACTGGGACGCGGTGATCGAGCACACGCCCGAGGAGGAGCGGGCCGCCTTCGGTGACGTGCCGGCGCTGGGCGCCGTCTGGGCCAGCGGCTTCCTGCAGGCGGTCGATGCGTTCGAGGACGACTGGCTGCTGCCGGTGGACGACCCGGGCAACGAATTCGTCGACGGCTGCCTGCAGACCTTCGAGGTGCTGGCCAGCGACGAGGACGAGCTGGCGCCCGAGCAGCGCGAGATGAGCCGTGACGAGCGGCTGGCCGATGCGCTGTGGTCGGTCTACGACCTGCGTGACTTCTGGCGCGAGCGGGCCTCGCGGCGGCCGGTGAAGCAGGTGCGCAAGCAGGCCGAGCCCGGCCGCAACGATCCCTGCCCGTGCGGCAGCGGCAAGAAGTACAAGAAATGCCACGGCGACGGCACGCCCACCGCCTGA
- a CDS encoding response regulator, translated as MLTVYLVEDDPLLARHVLDALGRAEGMRCLGHADRLAQARSELPQCRPQVLLSDLGLPDGDGTELIRELGGPASTWQPHMLVYSVFGDENRVIHAIEAGADGYFLKGCPDLELIQAIHGASQGESPIAPAIARHLLKRFAAVAEDQAERGSELSPSEQAVLKLVAQGYVSEEVAERLAMTAQGVGRQVRGIYAKLRQLHRPAAATLPG; from the coding sequence GTGCTGACCGTCTACCTCGTCGAAGACGATCCCCTGCTCGCCCGCCATGTGCTCGACGCGCTGGGCCGCGCGGAGGGCATGCGCTGCCTGGGCCATGCCGACCGGCTGGCGCAGGCCCGCAGCGAACTGCCGCAATGCCGGCCGCAGGTGCTGCTGTCCGACCTCGGTTTGCCCGACGGCGACGGCACGGAGCTGATCCGCGAACTGGGCGGCCCGGCATCGACCTGGCAGCCGCACATGCTGGTGTATTCGGTGTTCGGCGACGAGAACCGGGTGATCCACGCGATCGAGGCCGGTGCCGATGGCTATTTCCTGAAGGGCTGCCCCGACCTGGAACTGATCCAGGCCATCCACGGCGCCTCGCAGGGCGAATCGCCGATCGCGCCGGCCATTGCCCGGCACCTGCTCAAGCGCTTCGCGGCGGTGGCCGAGGACCAGGCCGAGCGCGGCAGCGAGCTGTCGCCTTCCGAGCAGGCGGTGCTCAAGCTGGTCGCGCAGGGCTATGTCAGCGAAGAAGTCGCCGAGCGCCTGGCGATGACTGCGCAGGGCGTCGGCCGGCAGGTGCGCGGCATCTACGCCAAGCTGCGCCAGCTCCACCGCCCGGCGGCGGCCACCCTCCCTGGCTGA
- a CDS encoding sensor histidine kinase, giving the protein MAALALLRLLAPLLCLLAGCTAWSAPAEAAGAVRVQRAWLTEHGQPATVEREVQLPDAWEHTAPERDGRVSYRLDVPDAALQVERPALFMRRVGNVFRVYLNGQSVLDVGDDRRPLSNYGQEPQFVGLPKALVRPSGNRLVIDVIGQPRREAGLSSVWVGHDRELEPLYEHAMNVQVRGSWLLMSASSTLGVLGLLVAWRTRQSMYGWFAAANLVWAWRIGALSLHHPGEWAWPLQLAFELSYSLFVATIAMFLLAMVQRDHRVGRRLLGFYMACSVLLCCINALVNLPLLRTLQLLLTLLVTTGMAIYLAHYSVQERSRTGALLCLSALAGVAFGARDWVAFRLLHDYDAYTWARYAIVLLLFVMGWRLVEDYASTLLRLRDLNRNLQDTLDNKQRELEQLFDTRREIERQQAASAERDRILREMHDGLGGRLVGAIALAHQLSQPQADANATAPALQELRLALDDCLTELRLSLDSLEAERRTLGEALAEMRFRIEPSLRAAGIRLVWTVDDAAMNTELAPGETLQVLRIVREAFTNIIKHAQASVVHLTLREQQGRLALSVLDNGRLQRSTPNACAPAGMPSGKRGLSNMRKRADGLGAELEMGPHPEGWSVCLKLPPRAAPSTPGGA; this is encoded by the coding sequence ATGGCCGCCCTGGCGCTGCTGCGACTGCTGGCGCCGCTGTTGTGCCTGCTCGCCGGATGCACCGCCTGGAGCGCACCGGCCGAGGCGGCGGGTGCCGTGCGCGTGCAGCGCGCCTGGCTCACCGAGCATGGCCAGCCAGCCACCGTCGAACGCGAGGTGCAGCTGCCCGACGCCTGGGAGCACACCGCGCCGGAGCGCGACGGCCGGGTCAGCTACCGGCTCGACGTGCCGGACGCGGCACTGCAGGTGGAGCGGCCGGCGCTGTTCATGCGGCGGGTCGGCAATGTCTTTCGCGTCTACCTCAACGGCCAGTCGGTGCTGGACGTGGGCGACGACCGCCGGCCCTTGTCCAACTACGGGCAGGAGCCGCAGTTCGTCGGCCTGCCCAAGGCCCTGGTCCGGCCCAGCGGCAACCGCCTGGTGATCGACGTCATCGGCCAGCCGCGCCGCGAGGCCGGCCTGTCGAGCGTCTGGGTCGGCCACGACCGCGAGCTGGAGCCGCTCTATGAGCATGCGATGAACGTGCAGGTGCGCGGCAGCTGGCTGCTGATGAGCGCCAGCAGCACCCTGGGCGTGCTCGGCCTGCTGGTGGCCTGGCGTACCCGCCAGTCGATGTATGGCTGGTTCGCCGCCGCCAACCTGGTGTGGGCCTGGCGCATTGGCGCCTTGAGCCTGCACCATCCGGGCGAATGGGCCTGGCCCCTGCAGCTGGCCTTCGAGCTGTCGTACAGCCTGTTCGTCGCGACGATCGCGATGTTCCTGCTGGCCATGGTGCAGCGCGACCACCGCGTCGGCCGCCGGCTGCTCGGCTTCTACATGGCCTGCTCGGTGCTGTTGTGCTGCATCAACGCGCTGGTCAACCTGCCACTGCTGCGCACCCTGCAGCTCCTGCTGACGCTGCTGGTGACCACCGGCATGGCGATCTACCTGGCGCACTACTCGGTGCAGGAGCGCTCGCGCACCGGCGCGCTGCTGTGCCTGAGCGCGCTGGCCGGCGTCGCCTTCGGCGCGCGCGACTGGGTGGCGTTTCGCCTGCTGCACGACTACGACGCCTACACCTGGGCCCGCTACGCCATCGTGCTGCTGCTGTTCGTGATGGGCTGGCGCCTGGTGGAGGACTACGCCAGCACACTGCTGCGGCTGCGCGACCTGAACCGCAACCTGCAGGACACGCTGGACAACAAGCAGCGCGAGCTGGAGCAGCTGTTCGACACCCGCCGCGAGATCGAGCGCCAGCAGGCCGCCAGTGCCGAGCGCGACCGCATCCTGCGCGAGATGCACGACGGCCTGGGCGGCCGCCTGGTGGGCGCGATCGCGCTGGCCCACCAGCTGAGCCAGCCGCAAGCCGATGCCAACGCCACGGCACCGGCGCTGCAGGAGCTGCGCCTGGCGCTGGACGACTGCCTGACCGAGCTGCGCCTGTCGCTCGATTCGCTGGAGGCGGAGCGCCGCACGCTGGGCGAAGCGCTGGCCGAAATGCGCTTTCGCATCGAACCCTCGCTGCGGGCCGCCGGCATCCGGCTGGTCTGGACGGTGGACGACGCGGCCATGAACACCGAGCTGGCCCCCGGCGAGACGCTGCAGGTGCTGCGCATCGTGCGCGAGGCCTTCACCAACATCATCAAGCATGCCCAGGCGAGCGTGGTGCACCTGACGCTGCGCGAGCAGCAAGGCCGGCTGGCCTTGAGCGTGCTGGACAACGGGCGGCTGCAGCGCTCCACGCCGAACGCTTGCGCGCCGGCCGGCATGCCGAGCGGCAAGCGCGGGCTCAGCAACATGCGCAAGCGCGCCGACGGCCTGGGCGCCGAGCTGGAGATGGGCCCGCATCCGGAAGGCTGGTCGGTGTGCTTGAAATTGCCGCCACGCGCGGCGCCGAGCACACCGGGCGGCGCCTGA
- a CDS encoding glutathione S-transferase N-terminal domain-containing protein — MKLIGSLTSPYVRKVRIVMAEKKLDYKLELEDVWAAGTAISESNPLGKVPCLVMEGGEAVFDSRVIVEYLDTLSPVGRMIPATGRERVEVRTWEALADGLLDASILARLEQTWPGRTDLQRCPAWVDRQMQKVHASTKAMSQGLGDRNWCAGIHFTLADVAVGCALGYLDFRFPQIDWRHDYPNLGRLYDKLSLRQSFIDTVPPQPN; from the coding sequence ATGAAATTGATCGGATCGCTGACCAGCCCCTACGTGCGCAAGGTGCGCATCGTGATGGCGGAGAAGAAGCTCGACTACAAGCTGGAACTCGAGGATGTGTGGGCCGCCGGCACCGCCATCAGCGAGTCGAACCCCCTCGGAAAAGTGCCCTGCCTGGTGATGGAAGGCGGCGAGGCGGTGTTCGATTCGCGGGTCATCGTGGAGTACCTCGACACGCTGTCCCCGGTCGGCCGCATGATTCCGGCCACCGGCCGCGAACGGGTCGAGGTGCGCACCTGGGAGGCGCTGGCCGATGGCCTGCTCGACGCCAGCATCCTGGCTCGCCTGGAGCAGACCTGGCCCGGCCGCACCGACCTGCAGCGCTGCCCGGCCTGGGTGGACCGCCAGATGCAGAAGGTGCATGCCAGCACCAAGGCCATGAGCCAGGGGCTGGGTGACCGCAACTGGTGCGCTGGCATCCATTTCACGCTGGCCGACGTGGCGGTTGGCTGCGCCCTCGGGTATCTCGACTTCCGCTTCCCGCAGATCGACTGGCGGCACGACTATCCCAACCTGGGTCGCCTCTACGACAAGCTCTCGCTGCGCCAGAGTTTCATCGACACGGTGCCGCCGCAGCCCAACTGA
- a CDS encoding YjgN family protein codes for MNTTSSVYAPGTLPAGSSARALPRAWSGGVVDSGGITGMVSSIDADPPRNSVFSRLLHPRQAHHIPVEFTGSGAEYFRLWIVNLLLTLLTLGIYYPWAKVRKLQYFYGHTEVAGQSLDFHGDPRKMLRGGFLVAVLWAVYSQAMEMSGLAALAAATIVAVLMPALLSASLQFRLANTSWRGLRFAFPGTARQAYQALAAPLLVGLLGLAVIGQYDDEAGRLLGFDLSPGAFGIAALTLFGLLLVAGPYVYWRLKKYQHDHYRLAQLQTELRLGPGAVYGVFLRTYALLMAPLLAAGALTFVAWQLLGGNRVSAATVGVVFVLVYFGSGLFFYTVVLPYFQSRMQNLLWTKTGNRYLRFRSELRLRPYLWLQLKNYLLVALTLGLYWPFAAVASQRMRLEAVTLVSRIELDDLYQALRPHAGDAAADMGDELMGFELGL; via the coding sequence ATGAACACAACATCCTCGGTCTACGCCCCCGGGACACTTCCTGCCGGCTCGTCGGCGCGTGCGCTGCCGCGCGCCTGGAGCGGCGGCGTGGTCGACAGCGGCGGCATCACCGGCATGGTCAGCTCGATCGACGCCGACCCGCCGCGCAACAGCGTGTTTTCCCGGTTGTTGCATCCCCGGCAGGCGCACCACATCCCGGTCGAATTCACCGGCTCGGGCGCCGAGTACTTCCGGCTCTGGATCGTGAACCTGCTGCTCACTTTGCTGACTCTCGGCATCTATTACCCCTGGGCGAAGGTTCGCAAGCTGCAGTATTTCTACGGTCACACCGAAGTGGCCGGCCAGAGCCTGGACTTCCACGGCGACCCGCGCAAGATGCTGCGCGGCGGCTTCCTGGTGGCGGTGCTGTGGGCGGTCTACAGCCAGGCGATGGAGATGTCGGGCCTGGCGGCCCTGGCGGCAGCGACCATCGTGGCCGTGCTGATGCCGGCCCTGCTCAGCGCGTCGCTGCAGTTCCGCCTGGCCAATACCAGCTGGCGCGGCCTGCGTTTTGCCTTTCCCGGCACCGCGCGGCAGGCCTACCAGGCGCTGGCGGCGCCGCTGCTGGTCGGCCTGCTGGGACTGGCCGTGATCGGCCAGTACGACGATGAAGCCGGCCGCCTGCTGGGCTTCGATCTCTCGCCAGGCGCCTTCGGCATCGCCGCCCTGACCCTGTTCGGTTTGCTGTTGGTGGCCGGGCCGTATGTCTACTGGCGGCTCAAAAAATACCAGCACGACCATTACCGCCTGGCCCAGCTGCAGACCGAGCTGCGCCTGGGGCCCGGCGCGGTCTACGGCGTGTTTCTCCGCACCTACGCGCTGCTGATGGCCCCCCTGCTGGCGGCCGGCGCATTGACCTTCGTGGCCTGGCAACTGCTGGGTGGCAACCGCGTCTCGGCGGCGACGGTGGGCGTGGTGTTCGTCCTGGTGTACTTCGGCAGCGGGCTGTTCTTCTACACCGTGGTGCTGCCCTACTTCCAGTCGCGCATGCAGAACCTGCTGTGGACCAAGACCGGCAACCGCTACCTGCGCTTTCGCAGCGAGCTGCGCCTGCGGCCCTACCTCTGGCTGCAGCTGAAGAACTACCTGCTGGTGGCCCTCACCCTGGGGCTGTACTGGCCCTTCGCGGCCGTGGCCAGCCAGCGCATGCGGCTGGAGGCGGTGACGCTGGTGTCACGCATCGAGCTGGACGACCTCTATCAGGCCCTGCGCCCGCATGCCGGCGACGCCGCCGCCGACATGGGCGACGAGCTGATGGGCTTCGAGCTCGGCCTCTGA
- a CDS encoding M48 family metallopeptidase: MSSVCAIALDYYDGRSGRAQRVTARLTDHTLYLHGAGVARSVPVHEVRWPERSRRAKRVAHLPDGAALYGADPDAWDAWAQAGGRREPLVSRAQRSWAWALACLAGLLLLGAVLYQWGLPWIARGAVQLVPPHAEQSLGLAAYDSMRESWLAPSELPAEQQQRLRQAFQQAVQKAYPGGKAPAWQLHFHKSRIGPNALALPGGTMVVTDELVQMVGGDAEVIVGVLAHELGHVEHRHGLRALVQTTLLGVAASVAFGDFSGWLATAPVLLGQAGYSRDAEREADQASIRILQAAGISPLAMVRFFDKLAENGQRNESPLGISISSHPADSERVQAFRNAAAARR; encoded by the coding sequence ATGAGCAGCGTCTGCGCCATTGCGCTCGATTACTACGACGGCCGCTCCGGCCGCGCCCAGCGCGTCACCGCCCGGCTGACCGACCACACGCTCTACCTGCACGGCGCCGGCGTGGCGCGTTCGGTGCCGGTGCACGAGGTGCGCTGGCCGGAGCGCAGCCGCCGTGCCAAGCGCGTCGCCCACCTGCCCGACGGCGCCGCGCTCTACGGGGCCGATCCCGATGCCTGGGACGCCTGGGCGCAAGCCGGTGGACGCCGCGAGCCGCTGGTCTCGCGTGCGCAGCGCAGCTGGGCCTGGGCGCTGGCCTGCCTGGCAGGGCTGCTGCTGCTCGGTGCGGTGCTGTACCAGTGGGGCCTGCCGTGGATCGCGCGCGGGGCGGTGCAACTGGTGCCGCCGCATGCCGAGCAGTCGCTCGGCCTGGCCGCCTACGACTCGATGCGCGAGAGCTGGCTGGCCCCCAGCGAACTGCCGGCCGAGCAGCAACAGCGCTTGCGCCAGGCCTTCCAGCAAGCGGTGCAGAAAGCCTACCCGGGCGGCAAGGCGCCGGCCTGGCAGCTGCATTTCCACAAGAGCCGGATCGGGCCCAACGCGCTGGCGCTGCCCGGCGGCACCATGGTGGTGACCGACGAGCTGGTGCAGATGGTGGGCGGGGATGCCGAGGTGATCGTGGGCGTGCTCGCCCATGAGCTGGGCCATGTCGAGCACCGCCACGGCCTGCGCGCGCTGGTGCAAACCACGCTGCTGGGCGTGGCGGCGAGCGTGGCCTTCGGCGACTTCAGCGGCTGGCTGGCGACGGCGCCGGTGCTGCTGGGCCAGGCCGGCTACTCGCGCGACGCGGAGCGGGAGGCCGACCAGGCGTCCATCCGCATCCTGCAGGCCGCCGGCATCTCGCCGTTGGCAATGGTGCGCTTTTTCGACAAGCTCGCCGAGAACGGCCAGCGCAACGAGTCGCCCCTGGGCATCTCGATCAGCAGCCATCCGGCCGACTCCGAGCGGGTGCAGGCCTTCCGCAACGCCGCGGCCGCCCGGCGCTGA
- the purB gene encoding adenylosuccinate lyase, with protein MDHSPLTALSPLDGRYASKVAALRPLLSEFGLMHRRVQVEVEWFIALSDAGFAEFKPLSEPARTRLRALVQRFAAADAQAIKDIEKTTNHDVKAVEYWIKSQFEGDSELQQAGEFVHFACTSEDINNTSHALMLKAAREEVLLPTLDKIVAKMTAMAHELADLPMLSRTHGQTASPTTVGKEIANVVARLATARERIAGVRLLAKMNGAVGNYNAHLAAYPDCDWEAFSRRVVEGQLGLTFNAYTIQIEPHDYMAELFDAVTRANTILVDWSRDVWGYISLGYFKQRTKAGEIGSSTMPHKVNPIDFENAEGNFGLASAVLTHLSQKLPISRWQRDLTDSTVLRNMGVALGYALLGYDSLLRGLDKLEVNREALAADLDAAWEVLAEPIQTVMRRYALPNPYERLKELTRGKAITREAIQAFIETLEVPAEEKQRLLALTPGNYTGQAAELARRIGR; from the coding sequence ATGGACCACTCCCCCCTCACCGCTTTGTCGCCGCTCGATGGGCGCTACGCTTCCAAGGTCGCCGCACTGCGCCCGCTGCTCAGTGAATTCGGCCTGATGCACCGCCGGGTGCAGGTCGAGGTCGAGTGGTTCATTGCCCTGTCCGATGCCGGCTTCGCCGAGTTCAAGCCGCTGTCCGAACCGGCCCGCACCCGCCTGCGGGCGCTGGTGCAGCGCTTTGCCGCTGCCGACGCGCAGGCCATCAAGGACATCGAGAAGACCACCAACCACGACGTCAAGGCGGTCGAGTACTGGATCAAGTCGCAGTTCGAGGGCGACAGCGAGCTGCAGCAGGCCGGTGAGTTCGTCCACTTCGCCTGCACCAGCGAGGACATCAACAACACCTCGCATGCGCTGATGCTGAAGGCCGCGCGCGAAGAGGTCCTGCTGCCGACGCTCGACAAGATCGTCGCCAAGATGACCGCCATGGCGCACGAGCTGGCCGACCTGCCGATGCTCAGCCGCACGCACGGCCAGACCGCCAGCCCGACCACCGTCGGCAAGGAGATCGCCAACGTCGTGGCCCGCCTGGCCACCGCGCGCGAGCGCATCGCCGGCGTCCGGCTGCTGGCCAAGATGAACGGCGCGGTGGGCAACTACAACGCCCACCTGGCCGCCTACCCGGACTGCGACTGGGAGGCCTTCTCCCGCCGTGTCGTCGAAGGGCAGCTGGGCCTGACCTTCAACGCCTACACCATCCAGATCGAGCCGCACGACTACATGGCCGAGCTGTTCGACGCGGTGACCCGCGCCAACACCATCCTGGTGGACTGGTCGCGCGACGTCTGGGGCTACATCAGCCTGGGCTACTTCAAGCAGCGCACCAAGGCGGGCGAGATCGGCTCCTCGACGATGCCGCACAAGGTCAACCCGATCGACTTCGAGAACGCCGAGGGCAACTTCGGCCTGGCCAGCGCGGTGCTGACCCACCTGAGCCAGAAGCTGCCGATCTCGCGCTGGCAGCGCGACCTGACCGACTCCACCGTGCTGCGCAACATGGGCGTGGCGCTGGGCTATGCACTGCTGGGCTACGACTCGCTGCTGCGCGGGCTGGACAAGCTGGAGGTCAACCGCGAGGCGCTGGCGGCCGACCTGGACGCCGCCTGGGAAGTGCTCGCCGAGCCGATCCAGACCGTGATGCGGCGCTATGCCCTGCCCAACCCCTATGAGCGCCTGAAGGAGCTGACGCGGGGCAAGGCCATCACGCGCGAGGCGATCCAGGCCTTCATCGAGACGCTCGAAGTACCGGCCGAGGAAAAGCAGCGCCTCCTGGCCCTGACCCCCGGCAACTACACCGGCCAGGCGGCCGAGCTGGCGCGCCGCATCGGCCGCTGA
- a CDS encoding FadR/GntR family transcriptional regulator, with product MSASPAVRHLPVDLPEPAQAPGRAALREHLEVRAMLEVESARLAAERRTPEDLQALRAALSLRGAQVNKRRRSVFVEHDLAFHRAVVDAAHNPALTKLYAFFERAVRSTVRATLEVEGLPEPDYEAHLRVFDAIERRQPQAAVEAARALLQPVLDALDAPGPA from the coding sequence ATGTCCGCATCGCCTGCCGTCCGCCATTTGCCGGTCGACTTGCCGGAGCCCGCGCAAGCGCCAGGTCGCGCCGCGCTGCGCGAGCACCTCGAGGTGCGCGCCATGCTGGAGGTGGAGTCGGCCCGCCTGGCGGCCGAGCGCCGCACGCCGGAAGACCTGCAGGCCCTGCGGGCCGCGCTGTCGCTGCGGGGGGCACAGGTGAACAAGCGCCGCCGCAGCGTGTTCGTGGAGCACGACCTTGCCTTCCACCGAGCGGTGGTCGACGCGGCCCACAACCCGGCCCTGACCAAGCTGTACGCCTTCTTCGAGCGCGCGGTGCGCTCCACGGTGCGCGCCACGCTGGAGGTCGAAGGCCTGCCGGAGCCCGACTACGAGGCCCACCTGCGGGTCTTCGACGCCATCGAGCGGCGCCAGCCGCAGGCCGCGGTCGAGGCGGCCCGGGCGCTGCTGCAGCCGGTGCTGGATGCGCTGGACGCGCCCGGGCCGGCCTGA
- the pyrF gene encoding orotidine-5'-phosphate decarboxylase yields the protein MNFIDQLLRAERANHSLLCVGLDPDPARLPGAWKGDASRIFEFCAAIVDATHDLAIAFKPQIAYFAAHSAEAQLERLVAHIRAVAPQVPVILDAKRGDIGSTAEQYAREAYVRYGADAVTLSPFMGFDSVEPYLRYADKGAILLCRTSNPGGSDLQNQRLADAEGQPRLFEHLARLAQGDWNTNGQLGLVVGATFPAEIARVRELAPTLPLLIPGVGAQGGDARATVKAGYREQDGRITGLVVVNSSRAILYASSGEDFAQAARQAALQARDELNAARSAA from the coding sequence ATGAACTTCATCGACCAGCTGCTGCGTGCCGAGCGCGCCAACCACTCCCTGCTGTGCGTGGGCCTCGACCCCGATCCGGCCCGCCTGCCGGGCGCCTGGAAGGGCGATGCCAGCCGCATCTTCGAATTCTGCGCCGCCATCGTCGATGCCACCCACGACCTGGCCATCGCCTTCAAGCCGCAGATCGCCTACTTCGCCGCGCACAGTGCCGAGGCGCAGCTGGAGCGGCTGGTGGCGCACATCCGCGCGGTGGCGCCGCAGGTGCCGGTGATCCTCGACGCCAAGCGCGGCGACATCGGCTCCACCGCCGAGCAGTACGCCCGCGAGGCTTACGTGCGCTACGGTGCGGACGCGGTCACCCTGTCGCCCTTCATGGGCTTCGATTCGGTCGAACCCTATCTTCGCTATGCGGACAAGGGCGCCATCCTGCTGTGCCGCACCTCGAACCCGGGCGGCTCGGACCTGCAGAACCAGCGCCTGGCCGATGCCGAGGGCCAGCCGCGGCTCTTCGAGCACCTGGCACGGCTGGCGCAGGGCGACTGGAACACCAACGGGCAGCTGGGCCTGGTGGTGGGCGCCACCTTCCCCGCAGAAATCGCCCGCGTGCGTGAGCTGGCACCGACGCTGCCGCTGCTGATTCCGGGCGTCGGCGCGCAGGGCGGCGACGCCCGGGCCACCGTGAAGGCCGGCTACCGCGAGCAGGACGGCCGCATCACCGGCCTGGTGGTGGTCAATTCCTCCCGCGCCATCCTCTACGCCAGCAGTGGCGAGGACTTTGCGCAGGCCGCCCGGCAAGCCGCGCTGCAGGCCCGCGACGAGCTGAACGCCGCGCGCAGCGCCGCCTGA